One part of the Vicia villosa cultivar HV-30 ecotype Madison, WI linkage group LG6, Vvil1.0, whole genome shotgun sequence genome encodes these proteins:
- the LOC131611374 gene encoding uncharacterized protein LOC131611374 — protein MKEGLGLPESLIEVSKPSSRYGGCIHLLRLFQRISLAAVNKQHYLTVLSSLDLISHNRKSILNSLFKDERRGGRVLFSEDLRSSPHSSLHHSLSPTNLTTHHRLHLKFFRLSHFQRSHFVLYLSSIRIRCFFEVVEKMTSSTARFVAGCVMESFARYCEDDDCRIVKW, from the exons ATGAAGGAGGGGTTAGGGTTACCGGAATCGCTCATTGAGGTTTCCAAACCTTCTTCCCGGTACGGCGGCTGTATCCACCTTCTCCGCCTTTTCCAACGCATCTCACTCGCCGCCGTTAACAAACAACATTATCTCACCGTCCTCTCATCTCTCGATCTCATCTCTCACAATAGAAAATCAATCCTTAACTCTCTCTTCAAGGACGAACGGCGCGGCGGTCGTGTCCTCTTTAGCGAAGACCTTCGTTCATCGCCACACTCGTCCTTGCATCATTCCCTCTCTCCGACGAATTTAACGACACACCATCGTCTCCATCTCAAGTTCTTTCGCTTGTCTCATTTTCAACGTTCGCATTTCGTTCTCTACTTGAGCTCAATTCGAATTCGATGCTTCTTCGAAGTCGTGGAGAAGATGACTAGTTCAACAGCAAG GTTTGTTGCAGGTTGCGTAATGGAGAGCTTTGCGAGGTATTGCGAAGATGATGATTGCAGAATCGTGAAGTGGTGA
- the LOC131613431 gene encoding uncharacterized protein LOC131613431, whose translation MSTSIVLLEITGAHFEFQPMMFQMLQTTGQYSGFPNEDPHLHLRQFLDVANNFKIPGVTDDAFRLGLFPYSLRDRAKSWLNSLEPISIPTWNDLVEKFLDKYFPPSKNAKMRNQITSFRQGEEESLFEAWERFKELLRQCPQHGIPICVQLETLYNGLVPFSTNMIDASSEGALLSKSYEEGYQLIESITTNTYQWPVTRANASTAQKRPTGVHEVTETTALAAQVAQIHQMMKNLMTKLEPVKMVTDASEFSSVYYGGAHLYGECTANPVSTNYVGNNNRYKNPYSNTYILGWRNHPNVSWSNNQGQPKP comes from the coding sequence ATGAGTACTAGTATTGTCTTGCTAGAGATTACTGGAGCACACTTTGAATTCCAACCTATGATGTTCCAAATGCTGCAGACTACTGGTCAATATTCAGGATTTCCCAATGAAGACCCTCATCTACACTTGAGGCAATTTCTGGATGTAGCTAACAACTTCAAAATTCCAGGTGTGACTGATGATGCCTTTCGGTTAGGGTTGTTTCCTTACTCTCTAAGGGATAGAGCCAAGAGTTGGTTAAATTCCTTGGAGCCTATTTCCATCCCCACATGGAATGACTTAGTTGAGAAATTCTTAGATAAGTATTTTCCTCCTTCAAAGAATGCCAAAATGAGAAACCAAATCACCTCATTTAGGCAAGGAGAGGAAGAATCACTATTTGAAGCTTGGGAACGATTCAAGGAACTACTTAGGCAATGCCCTCAACATGGCATCCCTATTTGCGTCCAACTAGAGACATTATATAATGGGCTAGTTCCTTTTTCAACGAATATGATTGATGCATCTAGTGAAGGAGCATTGTTGTCTAAATCCTATGAAGAGGGATATCAGTTGATAGAGAGCATTACGACTAATACGTACCAATGGCCTGTTACAAGAGCTAACGCAAGTACTGCTCAAAAGAGACCTACTGGAGTCCATGAAGTTACTGAAACCACTGCCCTTGCTGCTCAAGTGGCCCAAATCCATCAAATGATGAAAAATTTGATGACTAAACTTGAACCTGTAAAGATGGTTACTGACGCATCAGAGTTTTCCAGTGTCTACTATGGAGGGGCACACTTGTATGGAGAATGCACTGCAAACCCTGTTTCAACCAACTATGTAGGCAACAACAACAGGTATAAAAATCCTTACAGTAACACCTACATCCTTGGATGGCGCAATCATCCAAATGTTTCATGGAGTAACAATCAAGGTCAACCAAAGCCCTAA